From bacterium:
GCCGGGGCACCGCCGTGGATGTAGATCACGTACGGTCTGCCACCGGCGGCGCGATCCTCCCCCGCCCACGACTCGAGGCGCCCCCGCGTGTGCTCTGAATAGGGGTCGGGATCGTCGGTGAACTTGAGCTCCGCGCCGAGCATATGGTCCAGGAGCAGGTTGCCCTGGACCGGTTCCGCGCCCGTCCCGCGGAGCAAGAGTTTGACGCGGAGGCCGGCCCGGCGTCCCGCCGCAGCGGTCACGCGGCAGAAGTTCGACTGCGCGGCGGCCGTGGTGATGAGCGACGTGGCCCCGCGGGCGACCGCATCGCCCACCAGATACTCGGCGCTTCGCACTTTGTTCCCGCCGAAGGCGAGCCCGGTCAGGTCGTCTCGCTTGATCCACAGATGGATGCCCAGCCGGTCCGAGAGGTTCACCGCCAGACTGAACGGCGTGGGGAGCGAGGCCAGCGTCTGGCGCGGCAGCCGCTCCAGCGCGCTCGCCAGCCCAGGGGCGCTCACCGCTGCCGCTCCAGTGCGGCGAGTACCGTGTGCATGCCGCCCAGGATGTGGCCGCGCATGAAGCGGGCCGCCGCGCCGCCGTCGTGCGCCGCCAGATTATCCAGCAACGTTTGATGGGGCGCTGGGTCGGGTACGGCCAGCTGGCTCGGATCCAACAGGCGCGAGCGGTAATACTCGCACTGGTCCGCGAGGTTCTCGAGGAGCCCCTCGAGCCGCGCCATGCGCGCGGCTCGCCGCACGTGCCGGTGGAAGGCCCGGTCCGCGGCCCGGATGGCCGGGATCGCTTCCGGCGACGCGACGCGGAGCTCGCGAATGAGCCCGTTGAGGCGGTGTCCCTCTTCGAGCTCTTCTGCGGTCATCCGCTCGGCCGCCTCCTTGGCCGCGAGTTCCTCGAGTGCCGCCCGCATCAGGTAGATCTCCCGCACTCCCTCGGGATCGAGCCGGGCCACGACGGCTTCTTTATGGGGCTCGAGCGAGACAAATCCCTCCCCGGCCAGCCTCTTGAGCGCGTTCGCGACCGTGATCCGGCTCACGCCGAGATCCGACGCGATGCGGCTGACGACGAGAGGCTCATGCGGACCCCACCGCCCATGGATGATGGCCTGCCGAAGCGACTCATACGCCGCCTGTTCACGCGTCTTGAAGTCTAGGGAAGGCGACCCCACCG
This genomic window contains:
- a CDS encoding GntR family transcriptional regulator, with the translated sequence MQSVDPVGSPSLDFKTREQAAYESLRQAIIHGRWGPHEPLVVSRIASDLGVSRITVANALKRLAGEGFVSLEPHKEAVVARLDPEGVREIYLMRAALEELAAKEAAERMTAEELEEGHRLNGLIRELRVASPEAIPAIRAADRAFHRHVRRAARMARLEGLLENLADQCEYYRSRLLDPSQLAVPDPAPHQTLLDNLAAHDGGAAARFMRGHILGGMHTVLAALERQR